The following are encoded together in the Brassica napus cultivar Da-Ae chromosome A9, Da-Ae, whole genome shotgun sequence genome:
- the LOC106352538 gene encoding GRF1-interacting factor 2: MQQPPQMFPMAPSMPPTNITTEQIQKYLEENKKLIMAIMENQNLGKLAECAQYQALLQKNLMYLAAIADAQPPPSTAGATPPPAMASQMGAPHPGMQPPSYFMQHPQASGMAQQAPPAGIFPPRGPLQFGSPHQLQDPQQQHMHQQAMQGHMGMRPMGINSNNGMQHQMQQQPETSLGGSAANVGIRGGKQDGADGQGKDDGK, encoded by the exons ATGCAGCAGCCTCCGCAAATGTTTCCGATGGCTCCTTCGATGCCGCCAACTAACATCACCACCGAACAGATCCAAAAg TACCTTGAGGAGAACAAGAAGCTGATAATGGCAATCATGGAAAATCAGAATCTTGGCAAACTTGCAGAGTGTGCACA GTACCAAGCTCTTCTCCAGAAGAACTTAATGTACCTCGCGGCTATTGCTGATGCTCAACCTCCTCCATCTACAGCTGGAGCTACACCACCACCAGCTATGGCTTCCCAG ATGGGGGCACCGCATCCTGGGATGCAACCGCCGAGCTACTTTATGCAACACCCACAAGCTTCAGGGATGGCTCAACAAGCACCACCCGCTGGTATCTTCCCTCCGAGAGGTCCTTTGCAGTTTGGTAGCCCACACCAGCTTCAGGATCCGCAACAGCAGCATATGCATCAACAGGCTATGCAAGGACACATGGGGATGCGACCAATGGGTATCAACAGCAACAATGGGATGCAGCATCAGATGCAACAGCAACCAGAAACCTCTCTTGGAGGAAGCGCTGCAAACG TGGGGATTAGAGGGGGAAAGCAAGATGGAGCAGATGGACAAGGAAAAGATGATGGCAAATGA
- the LOC106381821 gene encoding cytochrome P450 78A6, whose protein sequence is MFSLKMGTEVENLWVFALASKFNLFMQDHFVYFLVAIAISWFTLSIVFWSVPGGPAWGRYFFTRRFTPYFNRKNKNVIPGPRGFPLVGSMSLRSSHVAHQRIADVAAMNNAKRLMAFSIGDTKVIVTCHPEVAKEILNSSVFADRPVDETAYGLMFNRAMGFAPNGTYWRMLRRLGSNHLFNPKQIKRSEEQRRVIATRMVNAFTSNTGNVFGVRDLLKTASLCNMMGLVFGKEYELETNNNVESEYLKGLVEEGYDLLGTLNWTDHLPWLAGLDFQQIRFRCSQLVPKVNQLLSRIIHEHRTAACNFLDVLHSLQGSEKLSESDMVAVLWEMIFRGTDTVAVLMEWVLARIVMHPKIQSTVHEELDRVVGRSRAVDESDLPSLTYLTAMIKEVLRLHPPGPLLSWARLSIADTTVDGYHVPAGTTAMVNMWAIARDPHVWENPLEFKPERFVAKEGEAEFSVFGSDLRLAPFGSGKRVCPGKNLGLTTVTFWVATLLHEFEWLPSVNANPPDLSEVLRLSCEMACPLVVDVRPRRKTT, encoded by the exons ATGTTTTCCCTGAAGATGGGAACCGAGGTAGAAAATTTGTGGGTCTTTGCTCTTGCATCAAAATTTAATCTTTTCATGCAAGaccattttgtttattttcttgtcGCCATAGCCATCAGTTGGTTTACCTTAAGCATCGTATTTTGGTCTGTACCGGGTGGACCGGCTTGGGGAAGATACTTCTTCACTCGTCGGTTTACTCCCTACTTTAACCGAAAAAACAAGAATGTTATTCCTGGTCCAAGAGGCTTTCCCCTCGTGGGAAGCATGAGCCTAAGGTCAAGCCATGTGGCTCATCAGCGCATAGCGGATGTGGCTGCGATGAATAACGCCAAACGGCTCATGGCGTTTAGTATCGGTGATACTAAGGTGATAGTGACGTGTCATCCTGAAGTGGCAAAGGAAATATTGAACAGTTCGGTTTTTGCTGACCGGCCTGTTGACGAGACCGCTTACGGTTTGATGTTTAACCGAGCCATGGGATTTGCTCCAAATGGTACTTACTGGCGCATGCTACGTCGGTTAGGTTCGAACCATCTTTTCAACCCGAAACAAATCAAACGCTCGGAGGAGCAGAGGCGAGTGATCGCGACTCGGATGGTGAATGCGTTTACAAGTAACACTGGAAACGTGTTTGGAGTGCGTGACTTGCTCAAAACGGCGTCGCTATGCAACATGATGGGTTTAGTTTTCGGGAAAGAGTACGAATTAGAGACTAATAACAACGTGGAATCGGAATACTTGAAGGGTCTGGTTGAAGAAGGGTACGATCTTCTCGGTACGCTGAATTGGACCGACCATCTTCCTTGGTTAGCTGGTCTAGACTTCCAGCAAATCCGCTTTAGGTGCTCTCAGCTTGTACCGAAAGTAAATCAGTTATTGAGCCGAATCATCCATGAACACCGGACTGCTGCGTGTAATTTTCTGGACGTGTTACATTCTCTTCAAGGTTCCGAAAAATTATCAGAATCTGATATGGTTGCTGTTCTTTGG GAAATGATTTTTAGGGGCACGGACACAGTGGCTGTTTTGATGGAGTGGGTGCTAGCGAGGATCGTGATGCATCCTAAAATTCAATCAACGGTCCACGAAGAGCTTGACCGAGTAGTTGGCAGATCCAGAGCCGTTGACGAGTCTGACCTTCCATCTCTCACGTATCTAACAGCTATGATTAAAGAAGTCTTGAGGCTGCATCCACCGGGCCCACTTCTCTCTTGGGCACGTCTCTCAATAGCAGACACCACCGTAGACGGATATCACGTGCCGGCTGGGACAACCGCGATGGTCAACATGTGGGCTATAGCACGTGACCCGCATGTGTGGGAGAATCCTTTGGAGTTTAAGCCTGAGAGGTTCGTGGCTAAAGAAGGTGAAGCTGAATTCTCTGTTTTTGGGTCGGATCTGCGGTTGGCACCGTTCGGGTCGGGTAAGAGAGTTTGTCCGGGAAAGAACTTGGGACTTACGACCGTGACGTTTTGGGTTGCGACGCTCTTGCATGAGTTTGAGTGGCTTCCAAGTGTCAACGCTAACCCTCCTGATCTATCAGAGGTTTTGAGGCTGTCGTGCGAGATGGCTTGTCCTCTCGTCGTTGACGTACGCCCCAGGCGTAAGACAACATAA
- the LOC106352537 gene encoding DNA-directed RNA polymerase III subunit RPC10-like, whose amino-acid sequence MEFCPTCGNLLRYGQSQFFCSTCPYIARIERQVEIKKKQLLVKKSIDPVVKKDDIPKGPETEAPCPRCGHDKAYFKTMQIRSADEPESRFYRCVKCEQTWREE is encoded by the exons ATGGAGTTCTGTCCAACATGTGGGAACTTGCTGCGTTACGGTCAATCACAGTTCTTCTGCTCGACATGTCCTTATATCGCCCGCATCGAAAGACAG GTTGAGATAAAGAAGAAGCAATTGCTGGTTAAGAAATCCATTGACCCTGTTGTGAAGAAAGATGATATCCCAAAAGGACCTGAAACTGAAG CGCCATGCCCAAGATGCGGGCACGACAAGGCGTACTTCAAAACAATGCAGATTCGTTCAGCGGATGAGCCAGAATCGAGATTTTATAGATGCGTCAAGTGCGAGCAAACTTGGCGTGAGGAATGA
- the LOC106352534 gene encoding bifunctional fucokinase/fucose pyrophosphorylase has protein sequence MSGSSRNNQQRKKADLATILRKSWYHLRLSVRHPTRVPTWDAILLTAASPEQAELYDWQLRRAKRMGRIADSTVTLAVPDPDGKRIGSGAATLNAIYALALHYQKLGFDPVASEEEVANGSCAQSSPMSWVRFLSEKHVLMLHAGGDSKRVPWANPMGKVFLPLPFLASDDPDGPVPLLFDHILALASSARHAFGDQGGLFIMTGDVLPCFDAFKMTLPEDSASIVTVPITLDIASNHGVVVTSKSESLAEGFTVSLVNDLLQKPTVEELVKKDAILHDGRTLLDTGIISARGKAWLDLVALGCSCQPMISELLGSKKEMSLYEDLVAAWVPSRHDWLRTRPLGEHLVNSLGKQKMYSYCTYDLQFLHFGTSSEVLDHLSGDASGIVGRRHLCSIPATTVSDIAASCVILSSEIAPGVSIGEDSLIYDSTVSGAVQIGSQSVVVGIHIPSEAPESFRFMLPDRHCLWEVPLVGHKERVIVYCGLHDNPKNSIHKDGTFCGKPLEKVLCDLGIEESDLWSLNASSQERYLWNAKMFPILTYSEMLKLASWLMGLDDGRNKEKIALWRSSKRVSLEELHGSINFPEMCSGSSNHQADLAAGIAKACVNYGMLGRNLSQLCHEILQKESLGLEICKKFLDQCPKFQEQNSRILPKSRAYQVEVDLLRACGDEAKALDLEHRVWEAVAEETASAVRYGFREHLLESSGKPPSEKNHISLSQPRRTKVELPVRVDFVGGWSDTPPWSLERAGCVLNMAITLEGSLPIGTIIETTNEKSGISIQDDAGNALHIEDPRTIKTPFEVNDPFRLVKSALLVTGVVQEHSTGLAIKTWANVPRGSGLGTSSILAAAVVKGLLQISDGDESNENVARLVLVLEQLMGTGGGWQDQIGGLYPGIKFTSSFPGIPLRLQVVPLLASPQLVSELQQRLLVVFTGQVRLAHQVLHKVVTRYLQRDNLLISSIKRLTELAKAGREALMNCEVDELGEIMSEAWRLHQELDPYCSNEFVDKLFAFSQPYSSGFKLVGAGGGGFSLILAKDAEKAKELRQRLEEHPEFDVKVYNWSISL, from the exons ATGTCAGGATCCTCGAGAAACAACCAGCAGAGGAAGAAGGCCGACCTCGCCACGATCCTCCGCAAGTCGTGGTACCATTTGCGTCTCTCGGTTCGCCATCCCACCAGAGTCCCCACTTGGGATGCGATCCTCCTCACTGCCGCCAGTCCCGAGCAGGCCGAGCTCTACGACTGGCAGCTCCGGAGAGCCAAGCGTATGGGGAGGATAGCTGACTCCACCGTCACTTTGGCCGTTCCTGATCCAGACGGCAAGCGGATCGGCTCCGGCGCTGCCACTCTTAACGCCATCTACGCTCTCGCTCTGCATTATCAGAAATTAGGTTTCGATCCAGTTGCTTCAGAG gagGAAGTTGCAAATGGTAGTTGTGCTCAGTCCTCTCCCATGTCTTGGGTTAGATTCCTCTCTGAGAAGCATGTGTTGATGCTTCATGCTGGAGGTGACTCCAAGAGAGTGCCTTGGGCTAATCCcatgggcaaagtcttcctcccACTTCCTTTTCTTGCTTCCGATGATCCTGATGGTCCTGTTCCTCTCCTCTTTGATCATATCCTTGCTCTCGCTTCGTCTGCAAGGCACGCCTTCGGTGATCAAGGTGGATTGTTCATTATGACCGGTGATGTCCTTCCATGTTTCGATGCTTTTAAAATGACTCTCCCTGAAGACTCGGCCTCCATTGTTACTGTGCCCATCACTCTTGATATTGCTTCCAACCACGGTGTTGTCGTCACATCCAAATCTGAGTCTCTTGCTGAAGGGTTTACTGTTAGTTTAGTGAATGATCTTCTCCAGAAGCCTACAGTAGAAGAGCTTGTCAAGAAAGATGCAATTTTGCATGACGGACGGACGCTCCTTGACACTGGGATCATATCTGCGAGGGGAAAAGCATGGTTGGATCTGGTCGCTCTTGGATGCTCCTGCCAACCGATGATCTCAGAGCTTTTAGGCAGTAAAAAAGAG ATGAGTTTGTATGAAGATCTGGTGGCTGCTTGGGTTCCCTCAAGGCATGATTGGCTGCGAACCCGACCTTTGGGGGAACACCTTGTCAACAGTCTAGGGAAGCAAAAGATGTACAGCTACTGCACCT ATGATTTGCAGTTTTTGCATTTTGGAACATCAAGTGAGGTACTGGACCACTTGAGCGGAGATGCTTCAGGAATCGTAGGTCGAAGGCACTTATGTTCCATCCCCGCAACTACGGTTTCCGACatcgcagcctcttgtgtcatcTTGTCTAGTGAAATTGCGCCTGGTGTCTCCATTGGTGAAGACTCGCTTATATATGATTCAACAGTCTCCGGTGCTGTACAAATCGGTTCACAGTCCGTAGTTGTCGGTATTCACATCCCAAGTGAAGCTCCAGAGAGTTTCAGGTTCATGCTTCCTGATAGGCATTGTCTCTGGGAGGTTCCATTGGTGGGACACAAGGAGAGAGTCATTGTCTACTGTGGTCTCCATGATAATCCAAAGAACTCAATTCACAAAGACGGAACTTTCTGCGGTAAACCGTTAGAGAAAGTACTTTGTGATCTCGGCATCGAGGAAAGTGACCTCTGGAGCTTGAACGCATCATCACAAGAGAGATATTTGTGGAATGCTAAAATGTTTCCCATTCTCACATACAGCGAAATGCTGAAGCTAGCGTCGTGGCTGATGGGTCTAGATGATGGTAGAAACAAGGAGAAGATAGCCTTGTGGAGAAGCTCGAAACGTGTGAGCTTAGAAGAGCTGCACGGATCGATAAACTTCCCTGAGATGTGCAGTGGCTCCAGCAATCACCAAGCTGATCTCGCGGCTGGGATTGCTAAAGCATGTGTGAACTATGGTATGCTTGGGAGAAACTTGTCTCAGCTCTGCCATGAGATTTTACAGAAAGAGTCACTAGGACTGGAGATATGCAAGAAGTTTCTGGATCAATGTCCCAAATTTCAGGAACAGAACTCTAGAATTCTTCCAAAGAGTCGTGCATATCAGGTGGAAGTTGATCTTCTGAGAGCATGTGGGGATGAGGCAAAGGCGTTAGACTTGGAGCATAGAGTATGGGAAGCAGTTGCGGAAGAAACTGCTTCAGCTGTGAGATATGGTTTTAGAG AACATCTCTTGGAATCAAGCGGCAAGCCTCCTTCTGAGAAGAATCATATTTCTCTTTCTCAACCAAGAAGGACGAAAGTTGAACTACCAGTTCGGGTAGATTTTGTAGGAGGTTGGAGTGATACACCTCCATGGAGTTTAGAGCGTGCGGGTTGCGTCCTGAACATGGCAATAACTTTGGAAGGCTCACTTCCCATTGGCACAATCATCGAGACAACGAATGAGAAGAGTGGAATCTCAATCCAAGACGACGCTGGAAACGCTCTACACATCGAAGATCCAAGAACCATCAAGACACCCTTTGAAGTTAACGATCCATTCAGGCTTGTTAAATCCGCTCTATTGGTAACCGGCGTTGTTCAAGAACACTCCACAGGGTTAGCAATAAAGACGTGGGCTAATGTTCCGCGTGGAAGCGGTCTAGGAACCTCCAGCATCCTAGCTGCAGCTGTTGTGAAAGGACTTTTGCAgatatctgatggagatgaaAGCAATGAGAACGTTGCGAGGCTGGTCTTGGTTTTGGAGCAGCTCATGGGTACTGGAGGTGGCTGGCAAGATCAGATAGGTGGGCTATACCCAGGGATCAAATTCACTTCAAGCTTTCCAGGGATCCCTCTGCGTCTCCAAGTTGTTCCTTTACTCGCATCGCCGCAGCTGGTCTCAGAGTTGCAGCAACGTCTCCTCGTTGTCTTCACTGGTCAA gTCAGGCTAGCTCACCAAGTCCTACACAAGGTTGTAACAAGGTATCTACAAAGAGACAATCTCTTGATATCAAGCATAAAGCGTTTGACAGAGCTGGCGAAAGCCGGGAGAGAAGCGTTGATGAACTGTGAAGTGGATGAGCTTGGGGAGATAATGTCAGAGGCTTGGAGATTGCATCAAGAGCTTGATCCGTATTGCAGCAACGAGTTTGTGGACAAGCTTTTCGCGTTTTCGCAACCTTATAGCTCAGGCTTCAAGCTCGTGGGTGCAGGTGGGGGAGGATTCTCGCTTATACTTGCTAAGGACGCAGAGAAGGCTAAGGAGTTGAGGCAGAGATTGGAAGAGCATCCAGAGTTTGATGTCAAAGTTTATAATTGGAGTATCTCTCTCTAA
- the LOC106352536 gene encoding protein LEAD-SENSITIVE 1-like, which yields MGLLTNKVEREELKAGDHIYTYRAVFAYSHHGIFVGGSKVVHFRPEHNLNSSSSPPMESFTSASSSSEDICPTFPDCGFRQPNSGVVLSCLDCFLKNGSLYCFEYGVSPSVFLTKVRGGTCTTAQSDPTDSVIHRAMYLLQNGFGNYDIFKNNCEDFALYCKTGLLIMDKLGVGRSGQASSIVGAPLAAVLSSPFSLLIPNPIGVATVTAGMYCMSRYATDIGVRRDVVKVSVEDLALNLDVKSIEQVEEEEEEEEDSDIR from the exons atgGGTTTGCTAACGAACAAGGTGGAGAGAGAGGAGCTCAAAGCAGGAGATCACATCTACACTTACAGAGCAGTTTTCGCTTATTCTCACCACG GAATCTTTGTCGGTGGATCCAAGGTTGTTCATTTCAGACCTGAGCACAACCTtaattcatcatcttctcctCCCATGGAGTCATTCACATCAGCTTCTTCCTCCTCTGAAGATATTTGCCCAACGTTTCCAGATTGTGGTTTCAGACAACCGAACAGCGGAGTGGTCCTTTCTTGTTTGGACTGTTTCCTCAAGAACGGCTCACTCTACTGCTTCGAATACGGAGTCAGCCCATCAGTTTTCCTCACCAAAGTCCGCGGAGGCACCTGCACAACCGCGCAATCAGACCCGACTGATTCAGTCATCCACAGGGCAATGTACCTTCTCCAAAACGGATTCGGAAACTACGACATTTTCAAGAACAACTGCGAGGATTTCGCGCTCTATTGCAAGACGGGTTTGCTTATAATGGATAAGCTGGGTGTAGGGAGAAGCGGTCAAGCTTCATCGATTGTTGGTGCTCCTTTGGCGGCAGTACTCTCTTCTCCTTTCAGTCTGCTGATTCCAAACCCAATTGGTGTGGCAACGGTAACAGCTGGAATGTATTGTATGAGTCGGTATGCTACAGATATTGGAGTTAGAAGGGATGTGGTGAAGGTGTCCGTTGAGGATTTGGCTCTCAACCTTGACGTGAAGAGCATTGAgcaagttgaagaagaagaagaagaagaagaagattctgATATTAGGTGA
- the LOC106352533 gene encoding ORM1-like protein 2 → MAKQYVKAVAAPDMNRNTEWFMYPGVWTTYILIIFFGWLAVLSVSGCSPGMAWTVVNLSHFLVTYHSFHWMKGTPFGEDQGIYNALTWWEQMDNGQQLTSNRKFLTVVPIVLYLIASHTTDYRHPWLLLNTLALMVLVVAKFPNMHKVRIFGINADK, encoded by the exons ATGGCGAAACAGTATGTGAAAGCGGTGGCGGCGCCGGATATGAACAGGAACACGGAGTGGTTCATGTATCCaggggtgtggacgacttatatacTGATAATCTTCTTCGGGTGGCTCGCTGTGCTCTCCGTCTCTGGCTGTTCCCCTGGGATGGCTTGGACCGTTGTTAATCTCTCTCACTTCCTT GTAACATATCACAGCTTCCACTGGATGAAAGGAACGCCTTTTGGGGAAGACCAAGGCATCTACAATGCTCTCACCTGGTGGGAACAGATGGACAACGGTCAGCAACTTACCAGCAACCGCAAGTTCCTCACCGTCGTTCCCATTGTCCT GTACTTGATAGCATCGCATACAACAGATTACAGACATCCATGGCTGTTGCTCAACACCCTCGCTCTCATGGTTCTTGTTGTTGCCAAGTTCCCCAACATGCACAAGGTTCGCATCTTCGGCATCAATGCTGACAAATAA
- the LOC106411831 gene encoding glutathione S-transferase T3-like: protein MDTFSQSSPGFVNLLSSQSSKTVEVGSSEVPKPAGERRKWTTQEDIILISAWLNTSKDPIVSNQQKLGSFWRRIEDYFNASAQLGGFLPREWSQCKQRWGRVNEQVCKFVGSYEAALKEQSSGQNENDVMKSAHDIFFNDHQAKFALEHAWRELRYDQKWRSNSISRDGGKAKMKEAAETVPDSDEARPPGVKACKAAKRKKPGNEAAFDRLEIILEKKQNISKQKILDRLLSKNIATLTEAEVALKDKLVKGSVGPLVTGIWEIKSGLDGFCRCHGYCSSSSSRVVHVVVVLHVSFGSQQVSVCTRH, encoded by the exons ATGGATACGTTTTCACAAAGTTCTCCCGGTTTTGTGAACCTATTATCTTCCCAGTCCAGTAAAACCGTAGAAGTAGGGTCGTCTGAGGTTCCTAAACCGGCTGGTGAAAGGAGAAAGTGGACGACTCAAGAAGACATTATCCTCATCAGTGCCTGGTTAAACACAAGCAAAGATCCCATAGTTAGTAACCAGCAGAAACTAGGGTCGTTTTGGAGAAGAATAGAGGATTACTTTAATGCAAGCGCTCAGCTAGGTGGCTTTCTACCTAGAGAGTGGAGTcagtgtaagcagaggtggggaaggGTGAATGAACAAGTGTGTAAATTTGTGGGAAGCTATGAGGCAGCATTGAAGGAGCAATCAAGTGGGCAGAACGAGAACGATGTCATGAAGTCAGCTCATGACATCTTCTTTAACGACCACCAGGCGAAGTTTGCACTTGAACACGCGTGGAGGGAGCTGAGGTATGATCAGAAGTGGAGATCGAACTCTATATCAAGAGATGGTGGAAAGGCGAAAATGAAGGAAGCTGCGGAGACGGTGCCTGACTCGGATGAGGCTAGGCCTCCTGGCGTTAAGGCTTGCAAAGCAGCCAAACGCAAGAAGCCTGGCAATGAAGCTGCATTTGATCGCCTGGAGATCATTCTAGAGAAGAAACAGAATATTTCGAAACAGAAAATACTTGATCGTCTCCTCTCTAAGAACATAGCTACTCTAACTGAAGCTGAGGTCGCTTTGAAGGACAAACTT GTGAAAGGATCTGTGGGGCCGTTGGTCACGGGCATATGGGAGATAAAGTCTGGACTTGATGGGTTTTGTAGGTGTCACGGGTATTGTAGTAGTAGTAGTTCACGGGTTGTTCATGTAGTTGTAGTACTACATGTATCTTTTGGGTCGCAGCAGGTCAGTGTTTGTACTAGACACTAG
- the LOC125578664 gene encoding uncharacterized protein LOC125578664, with the protein MDPSDEITDFKRKQEFIDHLYNVADSSYGMPTSCPCGGRIIDEVRVKEEYDTRPGKRFFSCINYEADGLHYRQPWVIGVQEEMVRMRERVDEAVEIIKCVPILTKQIESLEAQVKRLTLLLDKLTGDVYNLTVQAAALEKACFD; encoded by the exons ATGGATCCCTCAGACGAGATAACAGATTTTAAGAGGAAGCAGGAGTTCATCGACCACCTGTACAACGTTGCCGATTCGTCATATGGGATGCCGACAAGCTGTCCGTGTGGTGGTAGAATCATCGACGAGGTTCGGGTGAAGGAGGAGTACGACACGCGTCCCGGGAAGCGCTTCTTCAGCTGCATAAACTACGAG GCTGATGGGTTGCATTACCGTCAGCCTTGGGTTATAGGTGTCCAGGAGGAGATGGTACGCATGCGTGAGCGTGTGGATGAGGCTGTTGAGATCATCAAATGTGTGCCCATTCTCACTAAACAGATCGAGAGTCTTGAG GCACAGGTTAAGAGGCTCACATTGCTGCTTGATAAGCTCACCGGTGACGTCTATAACCTCACAGTCCAGGCGGCTGCTCTGGAGAAGGCCTGTTTCGACTGA